A single region of the Oleispira antarctica RB-8 genome encodes:
- the lipA gene encoding Triacylglycerol acylhydrolase, translated as MKKILIAAVATMTLAAPTQAGWFSNYFKYTKTKNPIVLVPGIFAFDTIAGIDYWYQIPSAIESRGGTVFVPKINAFDGSVERGEQLIAQLDEIKASSRGKITKFNLMGHSQGGVTSRYVMTVRPDLVASVTSMSTPHTGSPVADLLTGVAPEGTAQGNLFAAIGDAVGNLVNLLSNNKASDSDLYAMLSEFNKVGAGDFNTRYPLGLPEQECGEGPRSVTVNGHDIELFSWGGAAPLTSIIDPSDLLFATTSLTFTGADSDGITGVCANHFGRVLRDDYAMNHIDINNHVLGLVSLFDTNPKTVFKNHANRLKNMGL; from the coding sequence ATGAAAAAAATACTAATTGCTGCTGTTGCAACAATGACGTTAGCTGCTCCCACTCAAGCGGGTTGGTTTAGTAACTATTTTAAATATACCAAAACAAAAAATCCGATTGTTTTAGTCCCTGGAATTTTTGCTTTCGATACCATTGCTGGTATTGATTATTGGTATCAAATTCCATCGGCAATTGAATCACGGGGCGGTACCGTTTTTGTACCAAAAATTAATGCATTCGATGGCTCGGTTGAGCGTGGCGAACAACTTATTGCTCAACTTGATGAAATTAAAGCCAGCTCTCGCGGAAAAATTACCAAGTTTAATTTAATGGGGCATAGCCAGGGTGGCGTGACTTCACGTTACGTTATGACGGTGCGTCCTGATCTAGTTGCATCCGTTACGTCTATGTCGACGCCACATACCGGTTCACCGGTTGCAGATCTGCTAACCGGAGTCGCACCTGAGGGAACAGCGCAAGGGAATCTTTTTGCGGCGATAGGTGATGCAGTAGGTAATCTGGTTAATTTATTATCGAATAACAAAGCCAGTGATTCAGATCTTTATGCGATGTTGAGTGAATTCAATAAGGTGGGTGCAGGAGACTTTAATACACGCTATCCCCTAGGCTTACCAGAGCAGGAATGTGGTGAAGGGCCACGCTCTGTAACCGTAAATGGGCATGATATTGAATTGTTTTCATGGGGAGGCGCTGCGCCGCTAACAAGTATTATTGATCCGTCAGATTTACTATTCGCTACAACCTCACTCACGTTTACGGGTGCTGATAGTGATGGCATCACTGGTGTGTGTGCAAATCATTTTGGTCGAGTTTTGCGGGATGATTATGCAATGAATCACATTGATATTAATAATCATGTATTAGGCCTTGTCTCTTTGTTTGATACAAATCCTAAAACAGTATTTAAAAATCATGCGAATCGATTGAAGAATATGGGCCTGTAG
- a CDS encoding Enoyl-CoA hydratase: protein MTSPQIATLPDYKSFNITLENKIAHVQFSRPEAMNSMDKAFWQELPVCMRDIESQTDARVIVISSTGKHFSAGMDLGVFSDSSTMPQSKDPSRMAEGLRRLVLQLQATLSSLEEIRLPVLTAIQGGCIGGALDLVCAADSRYCTADAYFTIKETELGMTADVGTLQRLPKLIPAGIVKELAFTGRKFSAQEAQQFGLVNRVYNDQESMLVGVMEIATTIAANSPLAVTGCKEMLNYSRDHTVEDSLKYMATWQAGMFRPNDMMKTFQAKAMKTQAQYDDLLPIKGLFEK from the coding sequence ATGACATCGCCACAGATCGCAACATTGCCAGACTATAAAAGTTTCAATATTACCCTTGAGAATAAGATCGCTCACGTCCAATTTTCTCGCCCCGAAGCCATGAATTCAATGGATAAAGCCTTCTGGCAAGAATTACCTGTCTGCATGCGTGATATCGAAAGCCAGACCGATGCCCGCGTTATTGTCATATCTTCAACCGGTAAGCACTTCTCAGCAGGCATGGATTTGGGTGTATTCAGTGATAGTTCTACTATGCCACAATCGAAAGATCCCTCGCGTATGGCAGAAGGTCTGCGTCGTTTGGTATTGCAGCTGCAAGCCACTTTGAGCTCTTTGGAAGAAATTCGTCTGCCGGTATTAACCGCCATTCAAGGTGGCTGTATTGGTGGTGCGCTAGATTTAGTTTGCGCCGCAGACAGCCGTTATTGCACAGCCGATGCGTACTTCACTATTAAAGAGACTGAACTGGGAATGACGGCCGACGTGGGCACATTGCAACGTCTGCCTAAATTAATTCCAGCAGGTATTGTGAAAGAGCTCGCGTTTACAGGGCGTAAATTTTCCGCACAAGAAGCTCAGCAGTTTGGTTTAGTAAACCGAGTTTATAATGATCAAGAAAGTATGCTTGTCGGCGTTATGGAAATAGCGACTACTATTGCTGCTAATTCGCCATTAGCGGTCACGGGTTGCAAAGAAATGCTGAATTACAGTCGTGATCACACTGTAGAAGATAGCTTAAAGTATATGGCAACTTGGCAAGCGGGCATGTTTCGCCCTAATGACATGATGAAAACATTCCAAGCTAAGGCAATGAAAACTCAAGCTCAATACGATGATCTGTTACCGATTAAAGGGCTATTTGAAAAGTAA
- a CDS encoding putative Transcriptional regulator, AraC family, with product MAAQTLPSLLYLWDKRTLYIGPLFESLKLSQGAATLVVSLDKPISFSMEGEAETIECTSLLLPAGLSVTIHTQDAVVANCNLDALGADFSGISALMQEKHGKICYNLKQYVEFQQVYKTMYVQQLDSNSAYNLLDDLLEKRFSQFYPNHAIDSRVAKVVEKIKQTADDNLSVDDLASLVNLSVPRLVQIFKKQTGVPMRRYRLWHRLFITAVKIASGGNLTEAAINAGFTDSSHFSHTFKAMFGMAPTIILLQPNGLKIVIPNP from the coding sequence ATGGCAGCTCAAACTCTCCCCTCCCTTCTTTATCTGTGGGACAAGCGTACCTTATATATTGGTCCTTTATTTGAATCGCTTAAATTATCTCAAGGCGCTGCGACATTAGTGGTCTCACTGGACAAACCCATTTCTTTCAGTATGGAAGGCGAAGCAGAAACAATTGAATGCACCAGCCTTTTATTGCCTGCTGGCTTGTCGGTTACCATTCATACACAAGATGCAGTTGTTGCAAATTGCAACCTTGATGCTTTAGGCGCGGACTTCTCTGGAATTTCAGCATTGATGCAAGAAAAGCACGGAAAAATTTGCTACAACCTCAAGCAATACGTGGAGTTTCAGCAGGTTTATAAAACGATGTACGTTCAACAATTAGACTCTAACAGCGCTTATAATTTATTAGATGATTTACTCGAGAAACGCTTTAGTCAATTTTATCCAAATCACGCCATCGATAGCCGAGTGGCGAAGGTGGTGGAGAAAATTAAGCAAACAGCCGATGATAATCTATCGGTTGATGACCTCGCGAGCCTTGTGAATTTATCAGTACCACGACTGGTTCAAATATTTAAAAAGCAAACAGGTGTGCCAATGCGTCGTTACCGTTTGTGGCATCGACTTTTTATAACCGCTGTAAAAATCGCTTCTGGGGGGAATTTAACTGAAGCTGCTATCAATGCAGGATTTACGGATTCTTCTCACTTTTCGCATACATTTAAAGCCATGTTTGGCATGGCCCCAACCATCATTTTACTGCAGCCTAATGGTTTAAAAATTGTTATTCCGAATCCGTAG
- the lipB gene encoding Lipase chaperone — protein sequence MNKNNKKIIVISCLSIAIFSFIFFVLYANENIVKPTMNNELQPLLLSNKVAFDKVIIENINTLYDFDKPLPKSLEGIDLNIALPLDSLGNLIVGMELRDLFELYLSATGEEELDDILLRIQYALAQQLTAPALEQGYDALKRFIDYKIELANLEKQPRNNTLSELENIRQQKEILAAIQQEYFTPIENDALFAAETEYDAFMLEHLTIQQNEQLSAEEKQHQVEALERSLPEDIRAGRSKAMAPAKLYQQAEVMKADGKSAPEIYQMRAQSLGEEAATALAQLDQQRDQWQQRLGAFNSEYHSISASGLSKQDQETAVKALLARNFDATESIRVRALTGL from the coding sequence ATGAATAAAAATAATAAGAAAATAATCGTTATATCGTGTTTATCAATCGCCATATTTTCATTTATTTTTTTTGTCTTATATGCCAATGAAAATATTGTAAAACCAACAATGAATAATGAGCTTCAACCGCTATTGCTTAGCAATAAAGTAGCATTTGATAAAGTCATTATAGAAAACATAAATACCTTGTACGATTTTGATAAACCCCTTCCTAAAAGTTTAGAAGGCATCGATTTAAACATTGCATTGCCTCTGGATAGTCTTGGTAATTTAATCGTTGGCATGGAATTGAGAGATTTATTTGAATTGTATTTATCCGCCACCGGTGAAGAAGAGCTCGATGATATTTTATTACGTATTCAATACGCTCTGGCGCAGCAACTAACTGCGCCAGCATTGGAGCAGGGTTATGATGCATTGAAGCGTTTTATCGATTATAAAATTGAATTGGCTAATTTAGAAAAACAACCGCGTAATAATACGCTATCCGAGTTAGAAAATATTCGTCAGCAAAAAGAAATACTCGCAGCGATACAGCAAGAATATTTTACCCCAATTGAGAATGACGCCTTGTTTGCGGCCGAAACAGAATACGATGCCTTTATGCTTGAACATTTAACCATTCAGCAGAATGAGCAATTAAGCGCAGAAGAAAAACAGCATCAAGTTGAAGCTTTAGAGAGATCACTACCTGAAGATATTAGAGCAGGGCGTAGCAAGGCTATGGCTCCGGCTAAATTGTATCAACAGGCGGAAGTCATGAAGGCTGACGGAAAAAGCGCTCCCGAAATTTATCAAATGCGTGCTCAGTCATTGGGTGAAGAGGCTGCAACCGCTTTGGCTCAGTTAGATCAGCAGCGTGATCAATGGCAGCAGCGACTCGGTGCGTTTAATTCCGAGTATCACTCTATTTCAGCATCGGGGCTCAGTAAGCAAGACCAAGAAACCGCGGTGAAAGCTTTATTGGCTCGCAATTTTGATGCCACAGAATCGATTAGAGTACGTGCATTGACGGGGTTATAG